A stretch of DNA from Dokdonia sp. PRO95:
GCAGTCTTGAATTTTTAACCCCTAAATATTTGACATTATGACTAAAGCTGATATCGTAGCTAAAGTTTCTGAGAAACTAGGTATCGAAAAAAATGACGTGCAAGCAACTATCGAATCTTTCATGGAAGAAGTAAAAACTTCTTTAGAAGGTGGAGATAACGTGTACTTAAGAGGATTCGGTAGCTTTATTATCAAAACCAGAGCGGAAAAAACAGGTAGAAATATTTCAAAGAATACGACTATCAAAATACCAGCACATAATATTCCAGCGTTCAAGCCTGCTAAAGTTTTTGTAGAAGGTGTAAAAACGAACGTTAGTGTAGACTAATAAGTAATTAAAAACTATCATTTTTATGCCAAGCGGTAAAAAAAGAAAAAGACACAAGGTAGCGACTCACAAACGTAAGAAAAGACGTAGAGCAAATCGCCACAAGAAGAAAAAGTAGTCTTAAGACTACTTTTTCTTTTATTACACCCATCGGGTGAAATACTGCGTTCATTGACATGGCAATAACAGCACTACCTACACCTTAGGTACGTCATTATTGCACCGGCATTTATTACACAACGTATGCGTATGGCATACGCATTAATCTGTAATGAATTAGAATTATCAACCATCCCGATAGTTATTGGGATAAAATTACTACACAGTGAATAAAGAATTGATCATAAGATCTAGTTCCGCCGTAGTTGATTTTGCCTTATTAAAAGATGGAAAACTTATTGAGCTTCACAAAGAAGAAGATAAAAATAAGTTTAACGTAGGTGATATTTATATCGCAAACGTAAGAAAGACCGTTTCTGGTCTCAACGCCGCATTTGTAAATGTAGGCTATGAGAAAGATGCATTTTTGCATTACCACGACCTTGGTCCTAAACTTCCTACGCTTCAGAAATACATAAAAAGTGTAACTACAGGTAAATTAAAAGACTATTCCTTACAAAATTTCACCTTTGAGAAAGACATAGACAAAAACGGTAAGATTGCCGAAGTTCTTAAGTCTAAACAAAGTGTACTTGTACAGATTGCAAAAGAGCCTATCTCGACCAAAGGACCTCGCATAAGTAGCGAGCTGTCTATAGCTGGTCGTTATATTGTTCTCGTTCCTTTTTCTGACCGTATCTCTATCTCACAAAAGATTGAGAGCAAAGAAGAAAAAGCACGTCTTAAAAGACTTGTTACAAGTATCAGGCCTAAAGGGTTTGGCGTTATCGTACGTACAGTAGCTCAAGGCGTAAAAGTTGCAGAACTAGACAAAGACCTGCAAAATCTAGTGGACAAATGGACCACTATGAGCAAAAAAATTCCAAGCGCTCACCATCCTAGCAAAGTTCTAGGAGAGATGAATCGTGCATCGTCTATCCTGCGGGATATTTTTAACGATAGCTTTACGAGCATCACTGTAGATGATGAGACGTTGTATTATCAAATTAAAGATTACCTAAGCGAGATTGCTCCACACAAGGAGAATATTGTAAAATTATATAATAGCCAAGTGCCTATTTTTGAGAAATTTGGTATCGAGAGACAGATTAAAACGTCTTTTGGTCAGACAGTATCAATGAGCCGTGGTGCTTATCTTGTAATTGAGCATACAGAAGCCTTGCACGTTGTAGACGTAAACAGTGGTAATAGATCAAATAAAGCCAAAAGTCAAGAAGACACAGCACTTGAGGTAAACATGATCGCCGCTTCAGAAATTGCACGTCAGCTTAGCCTCCGTGATATGGGAGGAATTATCGTAGTCGATTTTATCGACATGGGTAAAGCTGAACACCGCCGTCAGTTATTTAATCACCTCAAAGATGAGATGAAAGATGACCGCGCAAAACACAAAATCTTACCTCCTAGTAAATTTGGACTTATCCAGATCACTAGGCAGCGAGTACGTCCAGAAATGAACATTAAGACCCGTGAAGAAAATCCTAACGGTGGTACTAATGAGATAGAAGCTCCTATTGTAATTGTAGAGAAACTTCAAGGACAGCTCAACCGCATATTAAAATCTGGAACAAAGAAGGTGACGCTACATGCACACCCATTTGTAGCAGCCTACTTAACAAAAGGCTTCCCGTCCATACGATCTAAATGGTTTTTAGATCACAAGAAGTGGGTAAAAGTAATGCCACGAGATGCATATACGTATCTTGAGTATAACTTTACAGACGCTTCTGGTAAGGATATTAAGATTGAAAATTAGCAAAAACCCCATTCTCTTTTGAGAATGGGGTTTTTTTTGTGCCCTATTCTAAAAAAGGTATCCTTGCAAACAAGTACTTTTGCTTAGTGCAACAACCTGTAAAAACATATACTGTTGAAGAAGCAAAGCGTAAGCTAGAAGCCTACTGCGCTTACCAAGATCGTTGCCATAAAGAAGTGGCTCAAAAATTACGAGACATGCGTATGATACCAGATGCAATTGATGTGGTGATAGGTCATTTGCTAGAGCATAATTTTTTAAACGAAGAGCGTTTTGCAAAAGCCTTTGCGAGGGGTAAATTTCGACACAAAAGTTGGGGAAGGGTAAGAATCACCCGCGAACTCAAACAACGCGGCATAGGGGCTTATAATCTTAAAACAGCCCTTATTGAGATAGAAGACGAGGAGTATGATAGGGTTTTTAATACGCTTTCGCGCAAGCGTTATGAGCAACTCTCCTCAGAAACCGATAAATACCGCAAGCGTAAAAAACTAGCAGACTACCTCACCTACAGAGGTTGGGAAGGTGATCTTGTGTATGAAAAGGTAAAGGAGCTGGTGCCTTAGAACCGATAGCTTAGTTTGCGTAGTTTGTAACAAAAACTAAAACCCCACAAGTAAAACATGTGGGTCAAGTTTAAATAAATGTCTTAGATATCCTCTTATTATCTACTAGTGCAAAGAGGGAGATAAGTAAATGTTAAGCCACACGTGCCTTTTTTTCAAGAGCCATAAAGTGTGTGAGTTCTTGATCCTTATTAAATAGAGGTATGATTTTTATATCACAGAGATATGGCGTGCCGTCTTTTTTATAATTAAGTAGCTGCTTGACTACAGGTTTCTCAAGACGTAGTGTGTTACTTATAACTTTCTTGGTTTCTTTTGAGGTTTCTGGTCCTTGTAAGAAACGAGGGTGTTTACCTACAGCATGATTTCTTGGGTAGCCAGTCATTTCCGTAAAACCACCATTCACCCATTGGATAACTTGATCACGATCTGTTACTACAATTGTGGTAAAATCTTCTGTTGCTAGTAATGAAGTGTCAAAATCCCAATTGTACTTTGAGATGAAATCTGCCACCTTAGAATAATCAAGTTCTCTAGCAGCTTTAGTAGCCCTGGCGACTAAGTATTCTGAAAAAATATCCCACGATTGTAGGGGAGCGGTGACTTTTACTCGTTGCATCTTATAAAATTTTGATAAATATAGGAAAGTCATGTTCAGTACAATTATTTGATATATTAATTAACACAAACGTTTAAGAGACATTAATTTAGTGTTTAATTTTAGATTAGACTAAATATATTTTTTTACTACTCTACTTCTGTTTATTACCTTTGATTAATATATGTACACACTCGCAGAAGAAAATTATCTTAAAACAATCTTCCACCTTGAACAAGAATTTAACAAGGAGGTAAGCACAAACGCACTTGCAGAAACGATGCAAACTAAGGCGTCTAGTGCAACAGATATGGTGCAAAAACTCGCAGATAAAGGCTTGGTTTCTTACCGAAAATATAGAGGTGCCCGCTTATCCAAAGAGGGCGAAAAAGCAGCGATTTATATTGTGCGTAAACACAGGCTTTGGGAAGTTTTTCTGGTGGAAAAACTCAATTTCCAGTGGGACGAGGTGCACCATATTGCAGAGCAATTAGAACATGTAAACTCTACGGAGCTTATTAATCGCTTAGACAAATTTCTTGACTATCCAGACTACGATCCGCATGGAGATCCTATTCCAGATAAAAACGGAAATATAAAGAGTGCTATAAAAAAGTTGCTGTCAGAATTAAATAAGGGCAACACTGGGCAGCTCGTGGGAGTACGAGAAACATCAGCAGAGTTTCTTCAATTTTTGGATAAAAGAAACATCGCAATAGGGGCAACTATAAAAGTACTAGGGCGAGAGTTTTTTGACGGCTCGATGGTGATACAAGTAAAAAAAGAACAGTTTTTTATCTCTAAAAAGATAGCAGATAACCTATATATCCAGATTTAATAATTACCAAAATCAATAACCTTGAAACAAATTTTTACGCTTACAACAGTATTACTTTTTTCGCTAGGCAATCAACTAGTTGCACAAGAAACTGAAGCTCAAGTAGGTCTTGTGACCGATCGCCCCGACGCAACAGAGGCTCCTACGGTCGTTCCCAAAGGAAGCCTGCAGGTAGAGACGGGAGCTTACACAACCACGTATGAACAGAACAATGTAGAAGAACGCGTATGGGGTTACAATACTACGCTGCTGCGTTATGGGATACTAGATAATCTCGAGCTTAGAGTGGGATGGGCATATCAAGAGGTGGAGACAATAATCAATGATCAAGAAGTAAGTAGCCTTAACGGGATGTCTCCGTTACTTTTTGGTGCAAAAGTGGCGATTGCAAAAGAAGATGGATGGAAACCAGAAATAGGTTTAATAGGTCATTTATTTCTTCCATTTACCGCAAGTACAGACTTTAAGCCAGAATTTACTAGTGCAGATTTTCGCTTTGCGTTTAATCATACACTTGGTGAACGATCAGGTATTGCCTACAATTTAGGGGGTCAGTATGGAGGTGACTCCCCAGAGCTAGCATACATTTATACGTTTGCATATGGCTATGCGATAACAGATAAGTTAGGCGTTTATGCTGAAGTCTATGGAGATTTTCCAGAAGATAATAGCGCAAACCATTTTTGGGATGCTGGTCTTACATATGCCATTGCACCATTGGTGCAACTCGATGCAACAATCGGTCAGAGTATTACAGATGGACAAGATTTATTGATCAGTGCGGGAGTTAGTTTTAGAATAGATAAAAAATAAGAAATAATGAAACAGAGTCTATATATAGTAATTGTAATTTTCGCTTTAAGCGTTATAAGTTGCAAGGGTGAGAAAGAAAGTAATGGCAAATTAAATTTAGTTGCTACCACCTCAATGATTACAGATCTTGTAAAAAATATAGGAGGTGATCTCGTTAATCTAGAAGGGTTGATGGGCGCCGGTGTAGACCCTCACTTGTATAAAGCAAGTGCTGGTGACGTTACAAAGCTCGCTGGAGCAGATGTGATTTTCTATAATGGGCTACATCTAGAGGGTAAGCTTGTAGAAGTCTTTGAAAAGATGAATGCCACTCAAGTGACGCAAATTCCTCTAGGAGAGTCGCTTGATAAAAATACCCTCATAGGTTCAGATTATTTTGCATCTAACTATGATCCGCATGTGTGGTTTAATATTCAGTATTTTAAGCAATTTGCGGCAGAGGTGGTAAGTACGCTTTCGCAAAAAGATCCTCAGAATGCAAAAAGCTACGAAGCAAATGCCCAAAACTATCTTGCACAATTAGATGAGCTCGAAGCTGAAATCAAAGCTAGAATAGCTACACTCCCAGCTGAAAAAAGGATTCTTGTTACGGCTCACGATGCCTTTAACTATTTTGGGAAGAGTTATGGTTTTGAAGTAGTAGGATTGCAAGGACTATCTACCGCTACCGAAGCAGGAGTTAAGGATGTACAGCGTCTTTCTCAATTTATAATTGACAATAAAGTGAAAGCTATTTTTGTAGAGAGCTCCGTACCTAGAAGAACGATAGAGGCATTGCAAGCAGCGGTGCAATCTAGAGGACAAGAAGTAGTGATCGGCGGTTCATTATATAGTGATGCGTTAGGTAATGCAGGAAGCGTAGAGGGAACATACATAGGCATGTTCAAATATAACGTGACTACAATTGTAGAAGCTTTAAAATAACAATATGTCACATTCAAAAATAGCCATTCGTGTTGATGATCTTACGGTTGCATATAACTACAAGCCGGTACTTTGGGATATAGATCTGGAAGTGCCAGAAGGAGTGCTCATGGCTATTGTGGGGCCTAATGGTGCAGGTAAGTCTACGCTTATAAAATCTATACTCGGTATTATAGATCCTATTGCTGGGAGCGTTTCTATCTATGGAAAACCCTATGATAAGCAGCGAAAACTCGGAACAAAAGGTCCCCAAAAAGGAAAGGGAAAATGGGAATTTCCCAACAACGCAACTGAACGGGGAAACAAGGGAAACCAACGAAAAGTAAGCCGGAAAAAAACGCCCGGAAAGAAAGAAAAAAAAACAACAACAAAAGCAACAAAAAAAAGTGGGAAGCCTCCCTTTAAAAGGAAAAAAAAAAACCAAACAACAAGAAGGCAAAAACAACCGGGTTTCCCTGCCAAAACAACAAGGCAAAAAGCAACCAACCAATTTAAGGATGAGCCTTTTCAAGGAGTAGATGCAACCACGGAGATTGCTATTATTAATATTCCTAAAAAAATAACGAAAACAAGAAAAAACGGAAGGGGAAGGCAACAACAATTAAAAAACGGAACAAAAAAATTTGAACGGGGGAACTTTTTAAAAGGAAAAAAAATCGCAACAGGACCCGTAAAAGACATCTTTAATGATGGCAATCTTACCAAGACTTATGGTATTAATTACAAGGTGGCGGTAAATCAATAAATCTAGACAATAGTTTTTAGTCGATAGTCGGTAGAAAAAAGGGCATATGGAAAATCCTAAGTTTAAGTTCGAAGAATTAATAGTATACCAAAAGGCCTTAAATTTTGTAGATGATGTTTACAGTGTCACTAGAAAGTTTCCAAAGGATGAGTTGTATGGTTTAATTTCACAATATAAACGTGCTGCTGCTTCCGGCCCCTTAAAAAATGCAAAAGGGGCCGGGGAAAAAAAAGCCCAAGTTAAACCAAAACCAAAAAAGGCCTGGGAACCCGGAAAAAAAAGGGGAAGGGGCCCAAAAAAAACCAAGCCAAAAAAACTTAAAACAACAAAAGAAGAATTAAAAACAAAAAAGAAAATAACAAAAGTGGCAAAAAAGAAAAACTCAATGCAAACCCAACTAAAAAAAAAAAAAAAAAAACAAACGCCAACCAACGCAAAACAAACGCCAAAAAACCAAGGAAACCCCAAAAAAATTCCCCCAAACCCTCCCCGAACAAAACCCCAAGAACAACAACCCGGGGAACGCCAAAACTGGGGCCAATTGGGGGAAGCCTGGGAACCTTGCAAGGCCTAAAAAACAAAAGTTGCCTGGGGAAGCCAAAACCCAAGCCGCCCCGCCCGGGAATGCCAATGCCTTTTTGGGCAAAAGGAAAAAAGAAAAAAAAGGAATGCCGCCAAGAACCTTAAGAAACCGAACTAAAAGAAACTTCCGGAAAACGGGGAAGGGTAACAAAAACCAACCTAAAAAGGAAAAAACAACAAGGCCTGGAATAACCGTAATTTTTGGGTTTGGAAAGGTGGTGCCTAACGTTAAAAAAAAAAAAACAAAAGCAAAACAAACCGGGCCTGAAAAAAAACCTTTTGGGCAAACCCCAAACCCAAACCAAAAAGAAGGAAAAATGAAGGCAAGAAGTAAAAGAAACCGGTTAATTAAAAAGGTAACAATCCGGAAAGAAATTAAAAACCTAACTTTTGAAGCAAAACAAAACAAAAACTTAAGGGTTAAAAACCCGTTTAATGAAAAAACCAATAACCTTTTTAACCGGCCTGCCAATGGGCCAAGAACAAAAAAAAGAGGAGTTGTATTAATGAGTGCGATGCTGCTCGCACCTGCAGCAGCGGCAAGGCAGTGGACAAATAAGCTGAGTGTGATGATTGTACTCGCGGCTATATTTGGTGCGTTCTCAGGAGTCTTTGGAACGGCAATTAGTGCTAGCCAAAACAACTTGTCTACAGGACCAGTGATTGTGCTTGTAGCTAGTGTATTTGTGCTTTTTTCATTCATCTTTTCTCCTGGACGTGGTATTCTTTTTAAACAACTACGTAAATATCAAAACAGAAGAGATTTGGAATTACAAAAGACATTGCAGTTTATGTTTGATATTGCAAAAACACATGAAGACATCTCCCACCCTCACGCAATATTAATCCTAAACAATTTTCAAGGATATG
This window harbors:
- a CDS encoding HU family DNA-binding protein, which codes for MTKADIVAKVSEKLGIEKNDVQATIESFMEEVKTSLEGGDNVYLRGFGSFIIKTRAEKTGRNISKNTTIKIPAHNIPAFKPAKVFVEGVKTNVSVD
- a CDS encoding ribonuclease E/G, yielding MNKELIIRSSSAVVDFALLKDGKLIELHKEEDKNKFNVGDIYIANVRKTVSGLNAAFVNVGYEKDAFLHYHDLGPKLPTLQKYIKSVTTGKLKDYSLQNFTFEKDIDKNGKIAEVLKSKQSVLVQIAKEPISTKGPRISSELSIAGRYIVLVPFSDRISISQKIESKEEKARLKRLVTSIRPKGFGVIVRTVAQGVKVAELDKDLQNLVDKWTTMSKKIPSAHHPSKVLGEMNRASSILRDIFNDSFTSITVDDETLYYQIKDYLSEIAPHKENIVKLYNSQVPIFEKFGIERQIKTSFGQTVSMSRGAYLVIEHTEALHVVDVNSGNRSNKAKSQEDTALEVNMIAASEIARQLSLRDMGGIIVVDFIDMGKAEHRRQLFNHLKDEMKDDRAKHKILPPSKFGLIQITRQRVRPEMNIKTREENPNGGTNEIEAPIVIVEKLQGQLNRILKSGTKKVTLHAHPFVAAYLTKGFPSIRSKWFLDHKKWVKVMPRDAYTYLEYNFTDASGKDIKIEN
- a CDS encoding regulatory protein RecX, producing MQQPVKTYTVEEAKRKLEAYCAYQDRCHKEVAQKLRDMRMIPDAIDVVIGHLLEHNFLNEERFAKAFARGKFRHKSWGRVRITRELKQRGIGAYNLKTALIEIEDEEYDRVFNTLSRKRYEQLSSETDKYRKRKKLADYLTYRGWEGDLVYEKVKELVP
- a CDS encoding PAS domain-containing protein, which produces MQRVKVTAPLQSWDIFSEYLVARATKAARELDYSKVADFISKYNWDFDTSLLATEDFTTIVVTDRDQVIQWVNGGFTEMTGYPRNHAVGKHPRFLQGPETSKETKKVISNTLRLEKPVVKQLLNYKKDGTPYLCDIKIIPLFNKDQELTHFMALEKKARVA
- a CDS encoding metal-dependent transcriptional regulator, translated to MYTLAEENYLKTIFHLEQEFNKEVSTNALAETMQTKASSATDMVQKLADKGLVSYRKYRGARLSKEGEKAAIYIVRKHRLWEVFLVEKLNFQWDEVHHIAEQLEHVNSTELINRLDKFLDYPDYDPHGDPIPDKNGNIKSAIKKLLSELNKGNTGQLVGVRETSAEFLQFLDKRNIAIGATIKVLGREFFDGSMVIQVKKEQFFISKKIADNLYIQI
- a CDS encoding transporter, with protein sequence MKQIFTLTTVLLFSLGNQLVAQETEAQVGLVTDRPDATEAPTVVPKGSLQVETGAYTTTYEQNNVEERVWGYNTTLLRYGILDNLELRVGWAYQEVETIINDQEVSSLNGMSPLLFGAKVAIAKEDGWKPEIGLIGHLFLPFTASTDFKPEFTSADFRFAFNHTLGERSGIAYNLGGQYGGDSPELAYIYTFAYGYAITDKLGVYAEVYGDFPEDNSANHFWDAGLTYAIAPLVQLDATIGQSITDGQDLLISAGVSFRIDKK
- a CDS encoding zinc ABC transporter substrate-binding protein codes for the protein MKQSLYIVIVIFALSVISCKGEKESNGKLNLVATTSMITDLVKNIGGDLVNLEGLMGAGVDPHLYKASAGDVTKLAGADVIFYNGLHLEGKLVEVFEKMNATQVTQIPLGESLDKNTLIGSDYFASNYDPHVWFNIQYFKQFAAEVVSTLSQKDPQNAKSYEANAQNYLAQLDELEAEIKARIATLPAEKRILVTAHDAFNYFGKSYGFEVVGLQGLSTATEAGVKDVQRLSQFIIDNKVKAIFVESSVPRRTIEALQAAVQSRGQEVVIGGSLYSDALGNAGSVEGTYIGMFKYNVTTIVEALK
- a CDS encoding ATP-binding cassette domain-containing protein; translation: MSHSKIAIRVDDLTVAYNYKPVLWDIDLEVPEGVLMAIVGPNGAGKSTLIKSILGIIDPIAGSVSIYGKPYDKQRKLGTKGPQKGKGKWEFPNNATERGNKGNQRKVSRKKTPGKKEKKTTTKATKKSGKPPFKRKKKNQTTRRQKQPGFPAKTTRQKATNQFKDEPFQGVDATTEIAIINIPKKITKTRKNGRGRQQQLKNGTKKFERGNFLKGKKIATGPVKDIFNDGNLTKTYGINYKVAVNQ
- a CDS encoding four helix bundle protein; this translates as MENPKFKFEELIVYQKALNFVDDVYSVTRKFPKDELYGLISQYKRAAASGPLKNAKGAGEKKAQVKPKPKKAWEPGKKRGRGPKKTKPKKLKTTKEELKTKKKITKVAKKKNSMQTQLKKKKKKQTPTNAKQTPKNQGNPKKIPPNPPRTKPQEQQPGERQNWGQLGEAWEPCKA
- a CDS encoding metal ABC transporter permease: MPPRTLRNRTKRNFRKTGKGNKNQPKKEKTTRPGITVIFGFGKVVPNVKKKKTKAKQTGPEKKPFGQTPNPNQKEGKMKARSKRNRLIKKVTIRKEIKNLTFEAKQNKNLRVKNPFNEKTNNLFNRPANGPRTKKRGVVLMSAMLLAPAAAARQWTNKLSVMIVLAAIFGAFSGVFGTAISASQNNLSTGPVIVLVASVFVLFSFIFSPGRGILFKQLRKYQNRRDLELQKTLQFMFDIAKTHEDISHPHAILILNNFQGYAKSTLKELEEKEWVKVKGQNWSLTEKGYDAAANLYNNN